In Metopolophium dirhodum isolate CAU chromosome 9, ASM1992520v1, whole genome shotgun sequence, the genomic window TATTTTTCCACTGAAGactatttgattaaattaaattaattgtttttactgtCAGCGTGCCGGttaaaatatggtataataCTCGAGGGGTCGTTACAACCCCTGAACCCCCCCACAAAATAGAAATTACTGGCAAACGTACttgggtaaaaaaaattttgaaaagtatttggaacaaatactatgaaaaatagtattcactattcagaatatgtatttgaatatttcataaaaatagtattccgaataaagtatttcaaatatttaaaaaatactttttagtttttgttttaaatattaaaccaataatactttattttttttttattttttaacaagcgccaacatttataatttttaaatatgattaatattgtaaaagtttccagaaaaacaagaaaaaaaatattgttgtaaataaaaagcatttttttttataggaataaaatactttaaaaaaatattctaaatagttATTCAGAATACATttgggaaaattatttttaaagtattcagaatttacacaagactgctGACTACTACCTATAGAatattgactcaaaagttaaaagttaataccgatatgaatatgatattatgtaatagcaTGTGTCGATGGCCGACTatcattcattattaaaaatataatgtaatatattattataattatttcggcACGTAGGACGTGTGTATTCTTAAGTAACGTACAGTCAGGGTTGGGCAAGTTACTCAATTTATTGTTACTGGTTACAAGTTACTCTAAAACTATGTAACTAGTTACAAGTTACTAGATACTTTTTTGTTGTGTAACTAGATGCAagttacagttattattataactaagttatatttaaagttaaaagtaacaTTGCTAAATATATAAAGAATTACTGACCAGCTCGGActacgtaaaataattttattatgtttataattatttataattatttagaagtAGTGCCCAAGTccctaactataataaaatattaacggtTCTATGAAATAGATAGGTCTCGTATTTCAATAATAGGTGTGATATAAAGAGAGAATTAACCCAAGGACATGCCTTGTTGGATTTAATGAATACATGATTTTCATCTTGGACAAAACTTGTGAATTTAACATTTAAGCTGACTAATACCTTAGTTGgctgaatattttttaagatatttcataacatttaatattatatctaaatgttaaaaaaacttttttttttcttaaatatattaacatgtttAACTCAATCTAGGAAATTCAATGTATCCACATTTAtatgtagttaatattattattgttgtaagctTATGTCCTCAGTTGTTGATGctgtacttataaaaaaaatttaaaatattacatgacTCCATCAACAGacaaaaacaaacattaaaaacaagaaCTGTCTGAATAAAaaactatacttattatatcatttttaacaaaaaaaataacaattttaaaatgtttataaattacttcAAAATTGAAATAGATATCAAAAAATACAAGGTGTCTCAAGATCAGTGGTGTGTTGTGGGTTTTGAAACTTTAATAGGGGGTATTAACCAATAATTTAACAcctaattataatgttacataTCATACAATAATGCATTACTTATCATGCAACTAAAATGATCATTCGACTctgtactttaaaaataataaacgagcACAAATAtgggtatattttttgttaataatgtaaacaatagacaaaatgaaaatttaaagaataaacacCAGAGATACTAAAtacatactaaatattaataattattcagttGGCACTCAGCAGTTTTACagaaaaattagatttttgcagtaaaataaaacaacagaAATAACTAGTACCAGTTACGTTATGTTTTTAACACACTtgactattttatatattgaattaaatttgttaaattagaAAGTTATTATGAAACCaactaattaagttaaaatgttcCTTTCCAATTAGTTAGAGCCTAGCTTAGCCTTacatttgctatgttacacGCTTTTAAAATGGATACAACAAGTTCAAGTAAGACTACTTATTAGCGCATATTAACCAGGTTTATTTCAGAATTTAATATGAGAACTGTagcatatattatcatatgttaaaaattgtacctatgtctTATATCACTATACCACATATAactagtaaacatttttataagattgaaatttgtattaaaactagttcttatatattttcaatcatGTTAGTGTAGTAGAATCTGCTGTAAGTAGtataacagttattaattataattgtattgtcataataatatatttatgaaatataatatttattaaatatttttcatttctgcaaataaattaaatacaatccgttaatatgtatacttttatagtttttttcaatattattataagtgaattaaatttttttataaaatttaggcTTTAactaagtattttttaagagtatttttctttttttttgatataattaacaattattaatgattgaACTGTGTAAATAAAACACAACACTTGagtgaaatgtatttatttcaaaattatttgaacacatttatgttatataaaatatttaaattgaaatgatcCTTTAGGACCTTTTAAAAACCTTAAAAGAGAagtattatgtttacaattgatgtcacttataatattaacgtcTTTGGTTCCATGATCCTGCTGCTGGAGGACCGCCGCGTCCCATGGGTGGTCCTCCCCGACCCATCGGAGGACCGCCACGTCCCCTACCTCgtccaactaaaatataataataattaatattaactatacaagttatattattaattcctcaacaaaaataaaataatcaatagatACCCGATGACCGTATCATTCCACTCTTCCCACGTCCTGCTGCTCCACCCATAGtcattttacttttaaacatAGGAGCATTCCGCAGCATATCAGGTAGTATAATGAAACGCACTTTTGATCCTCTCACATACACATTCTCCATCTGGGCAACACGTCCATCTCTGTACGTAACTGTCACATGCGATACCTGttcaacattacatttttattattcatcacaagtgcaaaattaaatgtttaaaagatcaatattccaattattttttttaatataatacctgaCAATTCATGTTGTCTTCAGCTTCAATAAGCTTACCACGATAAACTTCGCCATCAATCGTTTCGCATGTGACGATATGCCCCTCGGCTTCGTGCAACACTTTGATTGGAACACCGATAGACATTACGAAGTGGattttacaacaattaataattaatatatataatataataattaatactatggAAATA contains:
- the LOC132952597 gene encoding small nuclear ribonucleoprotein Sm D3, with the protein product MSIGVPIKVLHEAEGHIVTCETIDGEVYRGKLIEAEDNMNCQVSHVTVTYRDGRVAQMENVYVRGSKVRFIILPDMLRNAPMFKSKMTMGGAAGRGKSGMIRSSVGRGRGRGGPPMGRGGPPMGRGGPPAAGSWNQRR